A region from the Brassica napus cultivar Da-Ae chromosome C8, Da-Ae, whole genome shotgun sequence genome encodes:
- the LOC106413799 gene encoding trafficking protein particle complex subunit 2-like protein — MIVCVSVVGHQNNPLYIQSFTDADDALKLHHVVHCSLDVIEERVNNPKTTLNEAFLGLLYPTLNYKVYGYLTNTKVKFILVTTDLDVRDTDVRNFFRKFHAAYVDAVSNPFHVPGKKITSRTFAQTVSNIVGSYGLN, encoded by the exons ATGATCGTCTGCGTCTCCGTCGTCGGCCACCAG AACAATCCGCTTTACATACAGAGCTTCACCGACGCTGATGATGCCCTCAAGCTCCACCACGTCGTTCATTGCTCCCTCGACGTCATCGAAGAGCGAG TGAACAATCCCAAAACCACATTGAACGAGGCTTTTCTTGGCCTACTCTATCCTACACTCAACTACAAAGT GTATGGTTACTTGACTAATACCAAAGTGAAATTTATACTGGTCACAACTGATTTGGATGTCAGAGACACCGATGTCAGAAAT TTCTTCAGGAAGTTCCATGCTGCCTATGTGGACGCAGTCTCAAACCCATTCCATGTCCCTGGCAAGAAGATAACCTCTAGAACCTTTGCTCAAACTGTAAGCAACATTGTCGGATCTTACGGTTTGAACTGA